The window CATGTAGCATCGGAGCTTCCAACAGCAGAATTGAGTTCCTCAAGAAGTAAAGTGAGCTGTTCGCCTTCTGTCAGTTCTTCTAAGGTCAGTTTTGAAAGCAGGATATTATGCTTCTTGAAAAGTTCGGCTGTATTTCCCCAAACTTCAGCTATCGCATGCGGAGACATGGTAGCTTGTATAACCATCTTTAAAACCCCTTTTCGCTGTGAACTAGTTTCGAAGTATATTTCTCAGCTCCAAAAAACTCCTTTTCATAAACATCGTTCCGTTTCAGGGAGAAATGCTATTGGCGTCATTTCAGGTTTAAAAAGAGCTTGAAACGTGTCCAATGAGTGCTATTGGCACCATTTCAGGTTAAAAAAAAGCTTGAAACGTGCCCAATAAGTGCTATTGGCGTCATTTCAGGTTTAAAAAGAGCTAGAAACGTGTCCAATAAGTGCTATTGGTGAGTGCTATTGGCTTCGGCTAATTTTACTTTCCAGTTTCAGCAAAAGTCTTAATGCGGTCGCGAATCTCGTCGCGGACGCGCTGGAAGATTGCCCACTTTTCGTCGTCGGTTCCTTCCGCTTTTGCCGGGTCATCAAAGCCCCAGTGTTCCTTTTTCACATGCGGAGGTGTTACCGGGCAATGGTCTGCGGCATGGCCGCAAAGGGTTACCACAAGATCGGCGTTGTTCAGGATGTCCGGGTCAATAACATCCGAGGTATGGGCTGAAATGTCAACGCCCGCTTCTTTCATTGCTTTAACCGCATTGGGGTTCAGTCCATGTGCTTCGAGGCCTGCACTTTTGACTTCCCATTCATCGCTGTTAAGATAATTTTTCGCCCAGCCTTCAGCCATCTGGCTGCGGCAGGAGTTACCGGTACACAAGAAGTAAATAGTTTTTTTAGACATAGAAAAATCTCCTTTCTGAGGAAAAGGGGCG is drawn from Bacillus sp. FJAT-18017 and contains these coding sequences:
- the arsC gene encoding arsenate reductase (thioredoxin), coding for MSKKTIYFLCTGNSCRSQMAEGWAKNYLNSDEWEVKSAGLEAHGLNPNAVKAMKEAGVDISAHTSDVIDPDILNNADLVVTLCGHAADHCPVTPPHVKKEHWGFDDPAKAEGTDDEKWAIFQRVRDEIRDRIKTFAETGK